In Tachysurus vachellii isolate PV-2020 chromosome 24, HZAU_Pvac_v1, whole genome shotgun sequence, the sequence TTAAAACTTAAAGCACCTAAAATTTTCTCACCACTGTTCACTTTCAGGTTAATGTCGTAATTCCAGTTCAAGTCTCCAAACCGATACATTCCAGTATCCTGTAAACTCAGGTTTATGTAAATCAGTGATATTAATCCTTCAGTGTAAAACAGAGTAATTCTGTCCTTATGAATCAGGTTGTTTAACTCTGAGACGCGAGCTGTTATCAATTCTTTAcactctgtgtttgctttaaatttgcaaaaatACACAGATGACGTGAAAGCTTGATTTTTGAAGTTAATTATGACACGACCTCCAGGATAACTGATCACATCAAAGCAGTGCACTGAACCTGTCAATCAGAATAAAAAGATTTCAGTCATCTTTCTGATGATAAACACCTCCAAATTCTCTCAGTACTAAAGTTCAGCATGAAACTAACAGCAGCACAAATTCATAATGATTCCTCAACTCTGTAGTTTgttatttaatgtataattaCTGACCTGAGATCAGGTAGAAGGTGATGAAGGAAAAGAAATTCTTCATTCTGTACTGAACTAAAGCTTCACTGATCTTCTCAAAAACTTTAACCCGCTATtaagaactaaaataaaatgtgtatcaTCATTTCTTCATGTCTCTACCTCCACTTCTCTCTGGTTTGGTCATTTCCTCTTTCTGtagcatgtgtctgtgtttcccAACTTCACAGTCCCTCCTACTGATAATGTTGAAACACTCTCATCTATCACCTGACTAATGAACAGAAAAATCATCAAACCCTGATTCAAGAAAATCTTAATGATGCCCCAAAAACCCCCCAAACACCAGTTGAGAACCCCTCTTTCTCTTTGCCCCAACACCCACCCCTTCCTCTGtcactttcttttttgtggTTGGATTAAAACAGCTTTCGTTGTCTTTGACTGATGAAAGATTTCCTATTTCATGCCTGATGAAAGTCACTGAACATCAGCAAATAACTCTATAATCAGAACAGTATGTTAGTAGACTGTAGGTCAAATATGTCTGGGACTGGGACAGAGGACTTCCTCCACAACAACCAGTCATGTGGGGTGTCCTGGTATATAGGGGTTAAGGGTGGATGTCTTTATATGGAGTCAGAAGTGAAGGAAAATTGTTTCTGAGGCCCTCTAATGGATGACTGCTGTACTGTTTTGTACTGACCAAAAGCTGTTTTACTCCAAGGGATAATGTAGTCTTCCCTCACTGCTCCTCTGGTTACCCTAACCTCACTTGATCTAAACTGTATAAAGTCACATAGTGGGGGAGGTGCTAAACCATGtctgattttataaattaaacagaTATTGTTGAATTTAATGAGATTATCCCAGGTAATTAACTGATATTTACTCAGAATACTACAGTGGTGGTAGTGGTATGGTTTTTTGTCCAGTGTTTTTAAAGCTTGTTTATATCGGGTTTCTAATGGTTTTAATGTTGTAGAATGTGTATTAGACCAGCTTATTAAACAATATGTTATGTGGGATAGAATCAtggaaaagaaatataatttaacagcTTCTGTTGAAAGGAAGTCTCTAATGAATCTAAAGTTTACTAGACTAAATTTAATTCTGTTACTAACTTTTTTAATGTGAGTTTTGAAATTGAGGTTTGAATCTATATATAATCCTAAATATTTAAGTTCTGTGACGACCTGTACTCTATCtccaaatattaaaatttcGGGTTTTGTAAGTATATTATTTTTTGAAAAGAACATGGAAACTGTTTTAGATATGTTCAACTGCAGACAGGATTGCTCAAGCCAGATTAAGATCAATGACATGGCCTCTGTTAGTTTTGAGGCAACTTCCTCTGTAGATTTTCCTTAAGCCAAGATAACTGTGTTGTTTGCATACATCAAAGTGTCCCAGTTCTTACACAAAGATGGTAAATCGTTAATATATATACTGAAAAGAAGTATCGTGCCTGCAGTCtaaaaactaaattaattaaattaataacgaataaaactaaattaaatctataatatttgAAGTAACTTTAAATTTATGACATTATTGTTGTTTGTGCTGGAAATGACAACATGActgagagaaagtaaaaaaaaaaccttcaatagcatttttatgttaattgtatcaagtaaaaaaaataaaaaatcttaacCCTCGGTgctatcctgccttgatgcccgatgacgcctgagataggcacaggctccccgtgacccgaggtagttcgtttaagcggtagaagatgaatgaatgaatgaatgaaccctTGGTGCTAGAATCTTCTCTCCCACCCGAACGTGCTCGAGCGCGTCTCTGAGGTCAAGTTTAGCTACTTTACAGTAAAATCATTGTGATTAAAAATGCTGAAGGATTTTAATAATGACAACATGTCTGTAAGTAAaagtatgttttaaaaattaCTGTAAATTCTTGTAAACTCGAGTCATTATTAACCATTAGCATAGTCGGCTAACTTCTAATGTTAATTAGTTAGCATGTTTAGCACTTTGCCTGTCAGACATCCAGTAAGTACGGTGGCCTAGAAGTgcagaacacattaacaaatctgaaaacaaaacaacaaatccgagaacacattaacaaatctgagaacacattaacaaatccgagaacacattaacaaatccgagaacacaataacaaatccgagaacacaatgacaagtcagacaacccggaaaaggtATGTATCGTTtctgaatggaaacttaccaatcatcagacgagacacctttcattcacctatatatcttgaatgacaggtgtcttgtccaatgatcggtaagtttccaaaGTTTccttttccgggttgtctaTATCGccgcacgaaacacattaacaaatccgaaaacacaacaacaactcaCACAACCAATGGAAAAGGTACCagtcattggacaagacacctgtcaatcaagtacaacagtctgccacagggaaaagttggaatgtgtgtgaaaaagtgtacaaaatgtattgtccttactgtggattactgtggattaattctgttatttagaTCTTTATACAAGTtcttaataaatgtaaactttatttcCCACAGCTGTATGAAAATGGATATTGATTGCGGCCTCAGGTAAGTTTTAAGCTGAATCATTTAGCAGTGCATTGGTCTGGCCTGTGAAAAGGtgaggtgtttatttatttatttatttatttgttgaccTTGGTGCAGTTGTCATACATATTCCAGTTATACTGCTATAGATCTAGTTATTTAGTCAATTAACccaaacagttaaaaaaaacaacccaacaTATTAGAACATGAACCCTGaagcctgatttttttttactttgccgTCCTTTACACGTGACTCCATCACCAGCAGCTGATTAATTTTTGTTCCAAATAATTTCCTGCATTTTGTTCTAacactttatttaacaaaaacaatctaTATTTCTACATTTGTTTTGTCAGAACTTACTGTTGATTAAAATAGCATTCAGTTCTAAATGGGTTTATTCACACAATAGGAATTTACCATATGATAACTATGATGTCTATGATGTAATTTAACTTagaatttatgtttaatttacataataaatttTTAGGACACACGTGTGGCATTTCATTAACAGAttgaaaaaaggtaaaaaaaaaaaaaaaacgttgaaataaaatatgacaggttttttctgcattatttatgtAACATGTGGGGATCAAACCTCAGGCATcgttgggcatcaaggcaggatacaccctggacggagtgccaacccattgcagggcacaaacactctcattcactcacgcaatcacacactacggacaattttccagagatgccaatcaacctaccatgcatgtctttggaccggggaggaaaccggagtacccggaggaaacccccgaggcacggggagaacatgcaaactccacatacacaaggcggaggcgggaatcaaacacccaacactggaggtgtgaggtgaacgtgctaaccactaagacaccatgCCCCCACAAATACAACTTGAATAACAAAACATAAGAATGACCTGGAAAAACATCCGACTACATcatgcaaacacaaaacaatgactgacaaagacagatacaaaagggctgatatatatatagggcAAAACATTTGGGTAAATAAGGAACCGGTGGCATGATACCGGTTGGTGGAACCGGGAAGGCGGAACAATAGGAAGGGTAAAACACAGCTCATGTGAGGAACAACGAGCGGAAAAGACAGTTATGAAGAAATACCTTCCAGCACTTTCTGGTAATCTGATACGGAAATGTCCCAGGAGCTCCTAACAACTTCACACTATGGATGGCTGCTTAGACAAATAATTTAGGGAAATCTTATGTTTTGACAGATTAAATATAGGAAATTAGATGATAAACACTGCACTGTAGATTTTAACTTCAACTGCATACACTGTCTAAGCTTCTctcttaattttaattaatttaacactAAATGATTTAATGACCGTGTGCAAgatttaatacagaaaatactgatacaatgttttttttaattaaattagtttattaaattattgaaaATGCTACATTTATGTTTAAAGTGTATCTGCAGTAGTTTGTTGCAGAAGATTGttgtaaaaaatacattatacatGATAAAAAAATGCAACTATTATGGTAGTCAGGCTTTACATACAAACATGCTTAGTTAGTTAATGCACAGCATAAAAATTTACTACTGAGAAATCTGAAGTTCAAATTTTGATGGTCACAGCCATCAGTGTTTGTAAATTTGAGAGAAGAGAAGTGGCTGTGCTGTCTGAGTGGGAGGGATGGTGTTACTTCTTTCTCTGATATTCAGAGTAACATTGACCAATTGTGTGGTTCTTTGAGCTCACGTATGAGTAAGAGATGTTCAGCTGCCCTGTGATGTAGCATGAACAGAAGATGGAAAAGTGCAGTGACTTCATGTGTCTTGGAGGAATCACATGCAAGTGTGTGATGAGAAGAGCTAACTAGTGGGGATGTTGGGAAATGACCATTGGGAGACGGTCTGCAATAAAATTCAGCTGAAATCATATTACTGTTCTGACTgggtaaagaaaacaaatagtTGAATATAAAAATCTACCTTAAGAATTTCTCCCATGAACAACATTGCTGATTGATAAAGCAGAAATAGTTCCTTTACTCATTTTCTGACTTTTTGTATAAATGCAGGATATGTACACAATGCCAAAAAAAAGTTGAGAATAAATacacaagatttaaaaaaaataaataattcacatcCCAGTGTCTGGACATGTGCAGAATACATTTACAGGTTTAGATGATAACAGGATACAAAGTTTTACGTTGCTTTCATTTAACATGGTTTTGAGAGTTAAGTTCAAGAAAAATGAGTCTAATTGATTGGTTTTAGTTGGTGTTGATGTCTAGAACCTGGTAGacaatctgattggttggtgcTTGGAGTTAGGCTTTGGTAaactgaatctgattggttggtgtTAGCCTCTAGATTCTGGTAGACTGAATCCGATTGGTTGGTGCTTGGAGTTAGACTCTGGTAggctgaatctgattggttggtgtTAGCCTCTAGATTCTGGTAGACTGAATGTGACTGGTTGGTGTTAGTGTCTAGACTCTGGTAgattgaatctgattggtttgtATTGGGAGTTAGGCTTTGGTAGACCGGAGACATCATGATGTTCTGAATCTGAAGTAGATTATTTTCATAATCAGCAgcctgaaataaacagaaatgaacagataataggaaaaaatttaattcagaCATTggcattttaaagtaaaatcatTAGACACGATTAATAAGGCATAATGACACACAATGTGATCATGAATCAACAAACATTAgtaattttgtatgtttttggcAGTCTGCACGGGCAGTGATGTAACAAAGAGCAGTACAGTTGTGGAAGTAATCTgagttttaatgaattttccCTTCATCCTTATTATTACAGCAGAGTCATTTTCACTCACcgtgttatttgtttctgttctcTGGCTTATAGGTACAGAATctgcaaaaacaaagaaaatgtcagCCGTACAGGGATTTTAGAATGAAATCCTAGGCAGAGAAGTGTTTTAGCATGCTGGTGTTTCGTGTTTGTTCAGTAccttgtgttctgtgtctcaacTTGTAGACGAGTATAAATCCTCCCATCAACAGCAGAgtcacaaagatacacacagtgatggtgatgatgatgatgatgatgaatgtgGATCCTGCTGATGACATTATGgtgaatattcattttaaaacagctGAATAATCTCATCATTACAAACGTCAGATAGTTCATGCATTTTTACACAGATGAGTTAAACCATCATATAATCAGTGATGGAGCAGGTTAACCTGAAGAGTTTTGCCTACGTTGTGTTGCTGTTGAGAGAAAACTGTTGTATTAACCAAAGGATTTTATGTTTAGCtgctatttaatttatataaatttaacaTTGATCCAGTTTGTCATTTAAAATCTGAAATGTTACTAGAGGCAGAACGATTCTCTTTGTAGCGCAGAGGAGAAAATAATTCTAATGGTTCTGCAGTTCCTTGATGTTCAACATAACTTTAAAAGAACTATGACAATAAGTAGAAAGTgttaaaaggagaaaaaaaaatactaatagaCACGGTAGACCTACAGAAATGTATAACTTATAAATGTATAAGACTtgataaagagaagaaatattgAGTGAACTCAGACTTTTATCTGTGTGTCATTAATTTTACCCTCGTCCAGATTTGGAAAACTGACCAATAGTTAGCTACTTACAATAGCTACTTTAGTCGATAGAGGATTTCTAGCATATTTTTTAGTTGCACAGCAACCACCTGGAATACCGTAGGAACTATTTAGTGACACCCTAGCATAACTAAATGGCTTCTCAGCGCAACCACTTGGGATAGCATCGCAACTTCCTTACAATACACTTACAACCATCTGGAATACCACAGAAACTGCCAAGCAACAATTTAGCAACCAACTGGGTTAGCTTAGCACTTAGCAGCACAGTAGCAAACAACTGGGTGCACAGTAACCACTTACCAACAAAGCTACATTTTAGCAACACCCTAACAGTTGTGAACATACCACAAATCTTTCTAAGCTCAGGAGTGTCTACAGTATGGTCTTTCTGTTGTGTCCTTTGTTACTTCTTTTTACATGCACCATACAAACAACTAGCTGAAAtagcataacaaaaaaatttaGCAACACTGTAGAATCCCACTGGGTTAGCATAGCCACCACCGAGCAACACCCTAGCAACCACCAGGAATATCATAGCAACACCATAGCAACCAGTTTAATTAGACTAGCTACCACCTAGAAACATCCTAGCAACCAAGCTAGAGGGTTAGCATAACTACCACCTAGCAGTTATGTGGGTTAGCATAGATATAACCTAGAGACAAAGAAAATAGGAACATAAATGAgacaacagagaaacagacactaaatgtgtgtatttaatatctTACCAGACTCAGATGTGTCTAATTTGCCATCTAGATTCTctgttgtgtcttttgttaCTTCTGTTTACAGGAACCAGAAAGTAATCCCATGTTCATATATTaataacacaaagaaaacacagatAAGTCATAACTCTGACTGTAGATTGCTCTGAACTTTGTGGGTACAAACTGTTGACTGACATAAAGACTAGATTTCCAAACAGATGAAAATGACCTTGTTGTTGATTGTATACAGTATTGTCAGTAAATAACAGATGATAAGCAGCAGTAAGAGTCATTGTACCACTTAGACAAACTATTTTTAActcaggtgtttttttaataattcactgTAATATGGTAGTAAAATAAATCTCACCAGTAGCTTGGAGCTGAAATACTGTGAAGAACGACTGATAACTGAATGAACGCATGTCTTCAGTAAATGCACAGGAATAAAGTCCTCCATCATCTTTTCTCAAATCAGTGATGTTCACACTGAAAACTTTATTCTTCCTGTCATCAGAAATGGATAATCTGCCGTCCTGGTGTTGTTCTTTTCCACTCGTACGGATCAGTTCAGCTTCATTGAAACCATCTAGTCTGTAGAAGGACTTGGGGTTTGTTTCAAACTCTACTGGATAGAAGCAGCTGATCATCAGAGTCTGTCCCAATTGACCTGTTACTGCTTTTGTCCCACTACAACATGGATCTGTCAAtcacattatttcattattacatTCGTACATTATCACAACTACATTATTCCACTTCACCTGATTTATATTTCTGGTCAAACAAATCAAGGCTCTCCATTTTAACACACAGCTGTTGGTATTAAGAACCTGCTGTTTACATCCTCTATCATGATCAAGTTTAAAACTTAAAGCACCTAAAATTTTCTCACCACTGTTCACTTTCAGGTTAATGTCGTAATTCAACCTGCTGAAGTCTCCAAACTGATACATTCCAGTATCCTGTAAACTCAGGTTTCTGTAAATCAGTGAAATTAATCCTTCAGTGTAAAACAGAGTAATTCTGTCCTTATGAATCAGGTTGTTTAACTCTGAGACCCGAGCTGTTATCAATTCTTTACACTCGGTGTTTGctttaaatttgcaaaaatACACAGATGACGTGAAAGCTTGATTTTTGAAGTTAATTATGACACGACCTCCAGGATAACTGATCACATCAAAGCAGTGCACTGAACCTGTCAATCAGAATAAAAAGATTTCAGTCATCTTTCTGatgataaacaccttcaaattctCTCAGTACTAAAGTTCAGCATGAAACTAACAGCAGCACAAATTCATAATGATTCCTCAACTCTGTAGTTTgttatttaatgtataattaCTGACCTGAGATCAGGTAGAAGGTGATGAAGGAAAAGAAATTCTTCATTCTGTACTGAACTAAAGCTTCACTGATCTTCTCAAAAACTTTTGTCTGCTATTGAATTAATTTTTTGAATCTTTATAATCTTTTGTAATAAGTCTATTGTACTTGTTATAGAATCCACTTCTCtgcctctgttttctctctggtTTGTGGCTGTTTCCTCTTTCTGCAGTTTCTCAAGTCTTTCAGTCTTTTCAGCTGAAGATGTTGACATCAAATCCTCTCAGTTGACCAATAGTGAGACAAATCATGTCTGAGAGGAAAAAAGTCATggcagtttctttctttctttctttctttctttctttctttctttctttctttctttcttccttccgttctttctttctttctttctttctttctttctttcattctttctttctttctttctttctttcttttgatgtTCAATACTGGTATAAAATGAACACAGTCTTTTGTCATTTCCTCTTGCAGACTTACATTGATGcgactttttgtttttgtctaagGTGCTTTATCTTAAAAGTTTTATCTAAAAATAAGTTCATTGGagtaaaatgtctgtaaatgtgtgaaaaatattttataaatgtacaaaagaTTTACCTTAACAtgccacctctctctctctctctctctctctctctctctctctctctctctctctctctctttatctatctatctctatctctaatAACTgaggtttttaataaaataacacacttgTTCACAATTTATTGGTGCTGCTGCTCAACAGGACTCGATGCTCCTCGTCCaacatgagagaggaagggcctcGGTTCCTTACAGTGAGTTATTATTAACATGATTCTAACACAGAAACTGAAGAAATGAAAGCATTGACGATCTCCTAAGCATGATAACATTATGTTACTTTAATGCATTCAGATATAATATTGTTAGCCCAAAATGGAGGAGTCCAATAATGATCTGTAAAACGTCCTTCAAAGGTAAATACCAAAATTCAGATATGTAgatatttatagatatatagatatattcaGATATTTTTATATGTGACAACACAAGCATAGTTTTTAAACACTATAATTTCCACAGGTAATATTTATCACTCTTATCTTCACATAGTAGGTTATTCACatgtgatttaattttttcacatgtaaCTAGTATGTAACTAGTGCAGTATCTGTAATAGCGTCTCAATAGATGATGAATGGACTTTGTAACCCCTGTGACATTAACAGCAGTGTGCTCACACTTGTTCTTTTAGATGGCTGCTGGAGCTGCTTCTTTAGACCTGGTGTCAAAACCCTCTGCTGATGATGGACTTTTACAAGCCCTGACTGAGGAGTCAAAGGGAATTGTGGGTAATCCAGTGTTGGTGTAGACATCAGAGTCTTACAGGGATTGTGGGTAATTGAACAGTGGAGAAAAGTGTGTTAGAAATGTGTCTGgtgccagcagagggagcctgAGGGCACAGAAGGTTTTAGTATCGAACTTTGTCTGTTCTTGtagtgaatttattttaaacacactcaTAACTGAACtatgagttgttactatggagTTATTACTAATTATTTAATGACCATTACAtcattgtattttgtgtttccAGTCCCATGAGCACATGTACAAATGAACTGGCAATTTTTATGACATACAAATGAATGGGGTAAAGATTTGGAGCTGGGGTTTATTTTAATCCCAATTTTGTAGTTTGTTGTGGATGTAACAGCTATGAGATTTTGCTCTATGTTGTTTTTAGTGGAATGAAGACTTGTTTGAGTTTGTGAGAAGTAAATATGTGCTTTTTGACGATGACGAGGATGAAGGCTGCTGCGAAGCAGTAACATGTGGCTCTAAATTAGAAAAGAAtattactgattattattagtggCGTGATTGATATTCCACAATATTTACACTGTACATAAACATTGATATGgtacattttgtgtattatgtAAAACAGAGTTTTTAACTGCTTATTTCTTGCATGTTTCAtgacattcatttttaaatggatgAAAGTTTGATACTGTTTTAATTACTGAAGACTGTTTTAAATATACTCTGTAATAAAACACAGGGGCTGCATTACACACTGTAGCATTGTTTGTTCCCTTATCACAGCACACTGGGCTTATTAAATACGTAaatatgttattttaaatatattgcaaTACTGAAAGTAACTCAGAAAACAATACTGTTGTCGATAAACAGCTTGCTTGAGTTTATATTGAACAGTTTCTTGTTTATACAGCCTTACCATTTAAtcgtgtgtacacacacacacacaaacacacacacacacacaccacacacacacacacacacaaacacacacacacacgcgcacacacacacacacacacacacacacaccacacgcacacacaaacacacacaccacacacacacacacacacacacacgcacacacaccacacacaccacacacaccacacacacaaacacacacaccacacacacaccacacacacacatgcgcacacacacaccacacacacacacacacacacacgcacacacaccacatacaaacacacacacaccacacacaaacacacacacaaacacacacacaccacacacaaacacacacacaaacacacacaaacacacacacaaacacacacaccacacacaaacacacacaccacgcacacacacacaaacacacacacaaacacacacacacacacaaacacacacacaccacacacaaacacacacaaacacgcactcacacacacacaaacacacacacacaaacacacacacaccacacacaaacacacacacacaccacacacaaacacacacaaacacgcactcacacacacacaaacacacacacacaccacacacacacaccacacacacacaaacacacacacaccacacacaaacacacacacaccacacacacacacacgcacacacacacacacacacacacaccacacacacaaacacacacacacacaaacacacacacaaacacacacaccacacacacaaacacacacacaccacacacactcacacacacaaacacacacaccacacacaaacacacacacaccacacacaaacacacacacaaacaaaaacgcacacaaacacacactcacacacacacaaacacacacaccacacacaccacacacacacacacacacacacgcacacacacacacacacacacacacacacacacaccacacacacaaacacacaaacacacacacacaccacacacacacacgcgcacacacacacacaccacacacacacacacacacacacacgcacacacaccacatacaaacacacacacaccacacacaaacacacacacaaacacacacaccacacacaaacacacacacaaacacacacaaacacacacaaacacaacacaaacacacacaccacacacaaacacacacaccacgcacacacacacacaaacacacacacacacaaacacacacacaccacacacaaacacacacaaacacgcactcacacacacacaaacacacacacaccacacacacacacaccacacacacaaacacacacacacaaacacacacacacaccacacacacacacacgcacacacacacacacacacaccacacacacacaccacacacaaacacacacacacacaaacacacacacacaaacacacacaccacacacacacaaacacacacacaccacacacaaacacacactcacacacagaaacacacacaccacacacaaacacacacacaccacacacaaacacacacacaaacaaaaacgcacacaaacacacactcacacacacacaaacacacactcacacacagactcacacacacaaacacacacacaaacaaacacgcacacacacacacaaacacacactcacacacagactcacacacaaatatacacgcacacaaacacacaaacacacactcacacacacacacccccacacacacacacaaacacactcactcacacaaatacacacacaaagacacactctctcacacacacacacacacacacagttactgttaGCTAAAACCCTCACAACAGAGAATATCAGGTTACTAATTGCGGCTCcttttatttcctcatttaaacagtatttatatatctgATAGGTCTCCTGGACTGTACAGAACAGTACTTTTGCAGCTTTtgctcacacactcagtgaCCATCACAtcaatgtgtgtgatgtagaccTTGTATCCATGTTCAGATTCCTCAGCTGCTTGAAGTCCACACCAGTATTTACCTGCGTCCTTCTTGCTCACATTCTTCATGCTCACAGTGAACACTTGCTTTGTTCGGTCATCGTGCTGAGAGATTTTTAACTCTTTTac encodes:
- the LOC132839821 gene encoding uncharacterized protein LOC132839821 translates to MKNFFSFITFYLISGSVHCFDVISYPGGRVIINFKNQAFTSSVYFCKFKANTECKELITARVSELNNLIHKDRITLFYTEGLISLIYRNLSLQDTGMYQFGDFSRLNYDINLKVNSDPCCSGTKAVTGQLGQTLMISCFYPVEFETNPKSFYRLDGFNEAELIRTSGKEQHQDGRLSISDDRKNKVFSVNITDLRKDDGGLYSCAFTEDMRSFSYQSFFTVFQLQATEVTKDTTENLDGKLDTSESGSTFIIIIIITITVCIFVTLLLMGGFILVYKLRHRTQDSVPISQRTETNNTAADYENNLLQIQNIMMSPVYQSLTPNTNQSDSIYQSLDTNTNQSHSVYQNLEANTNQSDSAYQSLTPSTNQSDSVYQNLEANTNQSDSVYQSLTPSTNQSDCLPGSRHQHQLKPIN